One Acanthochromis polyacanthus isolate Apoly-LR-REF ecotype Palm Island chromosome 6, KAUST_Apoly_ChrSc, whole genome shotgun sequence DNA segment encodes these proteins:
- the LOC110958145 gene encoding rho-related GTP-binding protein RhoA-D-like: MAAIRKKLVIVGDGACGKTCLLIVFSKDQFPEVYVPTVFENYIADIEVDGKQVELALWDTAGQEDYDRLRPLSYPDTDVILMCFSIDSPDSLENIPEKWTPEVKHFCPNVPIILVGNKKDLRNDEHTRRELVKMKQEPVKSEEGRDMANRISAFGYLECSAKTKDGVRDVFEMATRAALQVRKRKKRGVCQLL, encoded by the exons ATGGCTGCAATCAGGAAGAAGTTGGTGATAGTTGGTGATGGTGCCTGTGGGAAGACCTGCCTGCTCATCGTCTTCAGTAAGGACCAGTTCCCGGAGGTCTACGTCCCCACTGTGTTTGAGAACTACATCGCCGACATTGAAGTTGATGGCAAGCAG GTGGAGTTAGCATTGTGGGATACAGCAGGCCAGGAAGACTATGACAGACTGAGACCACTTTCCTACCCTGACACAGATGTTATCCTCATGTGCTTCTCCATAGACAGCCCCGACAGTTTAG AGAACATTCCCGAGAAATGGACACCTGAAGTGAAACACTTTTGCCCCAATGTCCCGATCATCCTGGTGGGCAACAAGAAGGACCTTAGGAACGATGAACACACACGCAGGGAGCTGGTCAAGAtgaaacag GAGCCGGTGAAGTCTGAGGAGGGCAGAGACATGGCCAACCGCATCAGTGCCTTTGGCTACCTGGAGTGCTCAGCCAAGACCAAGGACGGTGTGCGGGATGTGTTTGAGATGGCCACCAGAGCAGCACTGCAGGTCCGCAAGCGCAAGAAGAGGGGCGTCTGCCAGCTACTGTGA
- the LOC110958147 gene encoding putative helicase mov-10-B.2 isoform X2 produces the protein MVKKSLGSLCKIGLDFFEFLKETNRTSITDKDQLKYIYNTEFRSRTTENKDPSFGSVLYSLKVTNKITRRHNTIRFNATVRALYVDQWHTPRTRQPQPVQNGAASPGVVLASVSADEAETGVRARRKLASKLMQRLRKDRAQFIADKHGISISCDQPFENGKLRLPVQDTYECVIKLKVENTGTEPVYFTYYTPLHWLKYFTLMDEHKVTKLKPLLLKPGDSYEIQVLFNCSLVGLYPATLAFEFKPDLQVSTAFYIVRFIEAHCITSLGLELAPEAPYKPRSLPAWKADVPCEIVDGQPPEGLSVMRLQYEVVLKKYQIPAYMNQLIQSLKRPASFPDKRRALLESPLSWENYTEKFQLLLYLEELQMEVDIKRYNIPNDEKDYAVMYKDPHNKKLLVLEVPGVSENRPSVLRGDQLLVCPVGETKVKYRGYVHSVQLDQVKLGFSSELLDRFIEGMQFSVEFTINRLTVRLQHRAAELAATYRLGQVLFPAAPPFASQQTKLPGLKLFDWKLERNPEQYQAVQHIVAGSSKPAPYLVFGPPGTGKTVTMVEAIKQIEKTEQSCHILACAPSNSAADLLCRKILEHVDEHKVYRMYATSRDPKMVPEELKACSNLVGDSYIYPAKEELMKYRIMVTTLLTAGRLVTGGIPSGHFTHVFVDEAGHAVETECVIPLAGLLNAESGQVVLAGDPKQLGPILRSPFALKFDMGMSLLERLMTNFPVYCKEDGVFNNCFVTKLLCNYRSHPAILKVPNELFYDGELQVCADEILRNSYCGWEYLPKMGFPVIFHGVAGIDEREKTSPSFFNVAEVEVLMDYVRKLLQSHGKRGLSTIAPRDIGIIAPYRKQVQKIRKALEKVGKDFKFKNMDTLKVGSVEEFQGQERKVIMVSTVRSSPNYTEYDKMFNLGFVKNEKRFNVAVTRAKALLIVVGNPVVLNTDPTWGHFIKYCKDEGGYTGFTHVEEDEDVVARLAALSIEIEVETAESAMQQHVDPEWRADM, from the exons ATGGTTAAGAAGTCTTTAGGCTCACTCTGCAAAATTGGACTCgacttttttgagtttttgaaGGAAACTAATCGAACATCCATCACAGACAAAGATCAGCTGAAATACATTTACAATACTGAGTTCAGAAGCAG GACTACAGAGAACAAAGATCCAAGCTTTGGTTCCGTCCTCTATTCCCTGAAAGtgacaaacaaaataacaagacGACACAACACTATTCGCTTCAACGCCACG GTCAGAGCTCTTTATGTGGACCAGTGGCACACACCCAGAACCCGTCAGCCTCAGCCGGTCCAGAATGGAGCAGCCAGTCCTGGGGTTGTATTGGCCTCCGTCTCCGCAGATGAAGCAGAGACAGGAGTTAGAGCCCGGAGAAAACTGGCCAGTAAACTGATGCAGAGACTCAGGAAGGACAG GGCTCAGTTTATCGCTGACAAACATGGTATCAGCATAAGCTGCGACCAGCCGTTTGAGAATGGAAAACTCCGCTTGCCTGTGCAAGACACATATGAG TGTGTGATAAAGCTGAAGGTAGAAAACACTGGAACAGAACCTGTGTATTTTACTTACTACACACCACTGCACTGGCTCAAATACTTCACTCTGATGGATGAGCACAAAGTGACCAAGTTGAAACCCCTGTTACTGAAACCAG GTGACAGCTATGAAATCCAGGTTCTCTTCAACTGCAGTCTGGTCGGTCTCTACCCAGCTACTCTGGCCTTCGAATTCAAACCAGACCTGCAAGTCTCTACTGCGTTTTACATTGTGCGCTTTATTGAGGCTCACTGTATAACTTCACTAGGACTAGAGTTGGCCCCTGAAGCCCCTTACAAACCTCGCTCCCTTCCTGCCTGGAAGGCTGACGTTCCTTGCGAGATTGTGGACGGACAGCCACCTGAAGG GCTGTCAGTGATGCGTCTACAATATGAGGTTGTGCTAAAAAAGTATCAAATACCAGCATACATGAACCAGCTCATCCAGTCACTGAAGCGGCCTGCTTCCTTCCCTGATAAAAG AAGAGCTTTGCTGGAGAGTCCCCTGAGCTGGGAGAACTACACAGAGAagttccagctgctgctgtaTCTAGAGGAGCTTCAGATGGAGGTGGACATCAAGAGATACAACATCCCCAACGATGAGAAAGACTATGCTGTCATGTACAAAGACCCACACAATAAGAAACTTCTTGTTCTGGAG GTCCCTGGTGTGTCTGAGAACCGTCCATCTGTGCTACGAGGAGATCAGCTGCTGGTGTGTCCTGTTGGAGAAACGAAGGTGAAATACCGTGGCTACGTGCACAGTGTGCAGCTGGACCAGGTCAAACTGGGCTTCAGCTCAGA GCTGCTGGATCGCTTCATAGAAGGCATGCAGTTCAGCGTTGAGTTCACCATCAACCGTTTGACTGTGCGTCTtcagcacagagcagcagaactGGCAGCTACGTACAGACTGGGACAGGTGTTGTTTCCTGCTGCACCCCCCTTCGCCTCTCAGCAAACCAAGCTTCCTGGACTCAA GCTGTTTGACTGGAAACTGGAGAGAAACCCAGAGCAGTATCAAGCAGTACAACACATTGTAGCTGGCTCATCCAAGCCTGCCCCATACCTGGTGTTTGGTCCACCTGGGACAG GCAAAACTGTCACTATGGTGGAAGCCATCAAGCAGATAGAGAAGACCGAGCAGTCCTGCCACATTCTGGCCTGTGCTCCCTCCAACAGCGCTGCTGATCTGCTCTGCAGGAAGATTCTGGAGCATGTGGATGAGCATAAAGTGTACCGCATGTATGCCACCAGCCGAGACCCAAAAATGGTCCctgaagaactgaag GCATGCTCTAACCTGGTAGGGGACTCTTACATCTATCCTGCTAAAGAGGAGCTGATGAAGTATAGGATCATGGTCACCACCCTGTTAACTGCTGGAAG GCTGGTCACAGGAGGCATTCCTAGTGGACATTTCACTCATGTGTTTGTGGACGAGGCTGGACACGCTGTGGAGACTGAATGTGTGATTCCACTGGCAG GGTTGCTCAATGCAGAGTCTGGTCAAGTTGTTCTAGCCGGAGACCCCAAGCAGCTTGGGCCCATTCTCAGATCTCCTTTTGCACTGAAATTTGACATGG GAATGTCCCTCTTGGAGCGTTTGATGACTAACTTCCCCGTGTACTGCAAAGAAGATGGCGTGTTCAACAACTGCTTTGTCACCAAACTGCTGTGCAACTACAG GTCCCATCCTGCCATTCTGAAGGTTCCCAATGAGCTCTTCTATGATGGAGAGCTGCAGGTCTGTGCGGATGAAATTTTACGCAACTCCTACTGCGGATGGGAATACCTCCCAAAGATG GGCTTCCCAGTAATCTTCCACGGGGTGGCTGGTATTGACGAGCGTGAAAAAACCAGTCCCTCATTCTTCAACGTAGCTGAAGTGGAGGTGTTGATGGACTATGTGAGGAAACTGCTGCAGTCACATGGCAAGAGGGGCCTGTCAACCATTGCACCCAGAGACATAGGCATCATCGCCCCCTACAGGAAGCAG GTGCAGAAAATCCGCAAGGCCTTGGAAAAAGTTGGGAAAGACTTCAAATTTAAGAACATGGACACCCTTAAG GTTGGCTCAGTGGAGGAGTTCCAAGGCCAGGAGCGGAAAGTGATCATGGTGTCTACAGTTCGGAGCAGCCCCAACTACACAGAGTATGACAAAATGTTCAACCTGGGCTTTGTCAAGAATGAAAAG AGATTCAACGTGGCTGTGACTCGGGCTAAAGCCTTGCTGATTGTGGTGGGAAACCCCGTTGTGTTGAACACGGATCCTACTTGGGGCCA CTTCATCAAGTACTGCAAAGACGAAGGAGGCTACACTGGCTTTACTCAtgtggaggaagatgaggacgTGGTAGCCAGACTCGCTGCACTCAGCATTGAGATTGAAG TTGAGACTGCAGAGAGTGCCATGCAGCAACACGTGGACCCCGAGTGGAGGGCCGACATGTGA
- the LOC110958147 gene encoding putative helicase mov-10-B.2 isoform X1: protein MVKKSLGSLCKIGLDFFEFLKETNRTSITDKDQLKYIYNTEFRSRTTENKDPSFGSVLYSLKVTNKITRRHNTIRFNATVRALYVDQWHTPRTRQPQPVQNGAASPGVVLASVSADEAETGVRARRKLASKLMQRLRKDRAQFIADKHGISISCDQPFENGKLRLPVQDTYECVIKLKVENTGTEPVYFTYYTPLHWLKYFTLMDEHKVTKLKPLLLKPGDSYEIQVLFNCSLVGLYPATLAFEFKPDLQVSTAFYIVRFIEAHCITSLGLELAPEAPYKPRSLPAWKADVPCEIVDGQPPEGLSVMRLQYEVVLKKYQIPAYMNQLIQSLKRPASFPDKRRALLESPLSWENYTEKFQLLLYLEELQMEVDIKRYNIPNDEKDYAVMYKDPHNKKLLVLEVPGVSENRPSVLRGDQLLVCPVGETKVKYRGYVHSVQLDQVKLGFSSELLDRFIEGMQFSVEFTINRLTVRLQHRAAELAATYRLGQVLFPAAPPFASQQTKLPGLKLFDWKLERNPEQYQAVQHIVAGSSKPAPYLVFGPPGTGKTVTMVEAIKQIEKTEQSCHILACAPSNSAADLLCRKILEHVDEHKVYRMYATSRDPKMVPEELKACSNLVGDSYIYPAKEELMKYRIMVTTLLTAGRLVTGGIPSGHFTHVFVDEAGHAVETECVIPLAGLLNAESGQVVLAGDPKQLGPILRSPFALKFDMGMSLLERLMTNFPVYCKEDGVFNNCFVTKLLCNYRSHPAILKVPNELFYDGELQVCADEILRNSYCGWEYLPKMGFPVIFHGVAGIDEREKTSPSFFNVAEVEVLMDYVRKLLQSHGKRGLSTIAPRDIGIIAPYRKQVQKIRKALEKVGKDFKFKNMDTLKVGSVEEFQGQERKVIMVSTVRSSPNYTEYDKMFNLGFVKNEKRFNVAVTRAKALLIVVGNPVVLNTDPTWGHFIKYCKDEGGYTGFTHVEEDEDVVARLAALSIEIEVVETAESAMQQHVDPEWRADM, encoded by the exons ATGGTTAAGAAGTCTTTAGGCTCACTCTGCAAAATTGGACTCgacttttttgagtttttgaaGGAAACTAATCGAACATCCATCACAGACAAAGATCAGCTGAAATACATTTACAATACTGAGTTCAGAAGCAG GACTACAGAGAACAAAGATCCAAGCTTTGGTTCCGTCCTCTATTCCCTGAAAGtgacaaacaaaataacaagacGACACAACACTATTCGCTTCAACGCCACG GTCAGAGCTCTTTATGTGGACCAGTGGCACACACCCAGAACCCGTCAGCCTCAGCCGGTCCAGAATGGAGCAGCCAGTCCTGGGGTTGTATTGGCCTCCGTCTCCGCAGATGAAGCAGAGACAGGAGTTAGAGCCCGGAGAAAACTGGCCAGTAAACTGATGCAGAGACTCAGGAAGGACAG GGCTCAGTTTATCGCTGACAAACATGGTATCAGCATAAGCTGCGACCAGCCGTTTGAGAATGGAAAACTCCGCTTGCCTGTGCAAGACACATATGAG TGTGTGATAAAGCTGAAGGTAGAAAACACTGGAACAGAACCTGTGTATTTTACTTACTACACACCACTGCACTGGCTCAAATACTTCACTCTGATGGATGAGCACAAAGTGACCAAGTTGAAACCCCTGTTACTGAAACCAG GTGACAGCTATGAAATCCAGGTTCTCTTCAACTGCAGTCTGGTCGGTCTCTACCCAGCTACTCTGGCCTTCGAATTCAAACCAGACCTGCAAGTCTCTACTGCGTTTTACATTGTGCGCTTTATTGAGGCTCACTGTATAACTTCACTAGGACTAGAGTTGGCCCCTGAAGCCCCTTACAAACCTCGCTCCCTTCCTGCCTGGAAGGCTGACGTTCCTTGCGAGATTGTGGACGGACAGCCACCTGAAGG GCTGTCAGTGATGCGTCTACAATATGAGGTTGTGCTAAAAAAGTATCAAATACCAGCATACATGAACCAGCTCATCCAGTCACTGAAGCGGCCTGCTTCCTTCCCTGATAAAAG AAGAGCTTTGCTGGAGAGTCCCCTGAGCTGGGAGAACTACACAGAGAagttccagctgctgctgtaTCTAGAGGAGCTTCAGATGGAGGTGGACATCAAGAGATACAACATCCCCAACGATGAGAAAGACTATGCTGTCATGTACAAAGACCCACACAATAAGAAACTTCTTGTTCTGGAG GTCCCTGGTGTGTCTGAGAACCGTCCATCTGTGCTACGAGGAGATCAGCTGCTGGTGTGTCCTGTTGGAGAAACGAAGGTGAAATACCGTGGCTACGTGCACAGTGTGCAGCTGGACCAGGTCAAACTGGGCTTCAGCTCAGA GCTGCTGGATCGCTTCATAGAAGGCATGCAGTTCAGCGTTGAGTTCACCATCAACCGTTTGACTGTGCGTCTtcagcacagagcagcagaactGGCAGCTACGTACAGACTGGGACAGGTGTTGTTTCCTGCTGCACCCCCCTTCGCCTCTCAGCAAACCAAGCTTCCTGGACTCAA GCTGTTTGACTGGAAACTGGAGAGAAACCCAGAGCAGTATCAAGCAGTACAACACATTGTAGCTGGCTCATCCAAGCCTGCCCCATACCTGGTGTTTGGTCCACCTGGGACAG GCAAAACTGTCACTATGGTGGAAGCCATCAAGCAGATAGAGAAGACCGAGCAGTCCTGCCACATTCTGGCCTGTGCTCCCTCCAACAGCGCTGCTGATCTGCTCTGCAGGAAGATTCTGGAGCATGTGGATGAGCATAAAGTGTACCGCATGTATGCCACCAGCCGAGACCCAAAAATGGTCCctgaagaactgaag GCATGCTCTAACCTGGTAGGGGACTCTTACATCTATCCTGCTAAAGAGGAGCTGATGAAGTATAGGATCATGGTCACCACCCTGTTAACTGCTGGAAG GCTGGTCACAGGAGGCATTCCTAGTGGACATTTCACTCATGTGTTTGTGGACGAGGCTGGACACGCTGTGGAGACTGAATGTGTGATTCCACTGGCAG GGTTGCTCAATGCAGAGTCTGGTCAAGTTGTTCTAGCCGGAGACCCCAAGCAGCTTGGGCCCATTCTCAGATCTCCTTTTGCACTGAAATTTGACATGG GAATGTCCCTCTTGGAGCGTTTGATGACTAACTTCCCCGTGTACTGCAAAGAAGATGGCGTGTTCAACAACTGCTTTGTCACCAAACTGCTGTGCAACTACAG GTCCCATCCTGCCATTCTGAAGGTTCCCAATGAGCTCTTCTATGATGGAGAGCTGCAGGTCTGTGCGGATGAAATTTTACGCAACTCCTACTGCGGATGGGAATACCTCCCAAAGATG GGCTTCCCAGTAATCTTCCACGGGGTGGCTGGTATTGACGAGCGTGAAAAAACCAGTCCCTCATTCTTCAACGTAGCTGAAGTGGAGGTGTTGATGGACTATGTGAGGAAACTGCTGCAGTCACATGGCAAGAGGGGCCTGTCAACCATTGCACCCAGAGACATAGGCATCATCGCCCCCTACAGGAAGCAG GTGCAGAAAATCCGCAAGGCCTTGGAAAAAGTTGGGAAAGACTTCAAATTTAAGAACATGGACACCCTTAAG GTTGGCTCAGTGGAGGAGTTCCAAGGCCAGGAGCGGAAAGTGATCATGGTGTCTACAGTTCGGAGCAGCCCCAACTACACAGAGTATGACAAAATGTTCAACCTGGGCTTTGTCAAGAATGAAAAG AGATTCAACGTGGCTGTGACTCGGGCTAAAGCCTTGCTGATTGTGGTGGGAAACCCCGTTGTGTTGAACACGGATCCTACTTGGGGCCA CTTCATCAAGTACTGCAAAGACGAAGGAGGCTACACTGGCTTTACTCAtgtggaggaagatgaggacgTGGTAGCCAGACTCGCTGCACTCAGCATTGAGATTGAAG TAGTTGAGACTGCAGAGAGTGCCATGCAGCAACACGTGGACCCCGAGTGGAGGGCCGACATGTGA